The region TGGACTCATAGCAATAGGTGATAGCAAATCAGATATAGATTGAGCCCCAGCGATAAATGTTTGTGCTTTTCCCTGCAGTGAAGTCATAGCATAAAATTAGGAGCATACAAAGTGTGTTATAGATAAAGATTTGTGCCGGAGTTGACATAGTGAGAAAATTCATTGTTAGAATGCTATTTGTAGAGCTCCATTCTGCATTCTGTGCAGTTTTTGAGCAAATGACTACATGATAGAAAAAAGGGGAGAGGAAAACCTGATTGGTTGAGCTTGATGCTTTTGAAATAATAGCATAAGTCTGCATGACAAGAAAGTAATAGCAATATCAAGACAATCATCTATTCTAACTAGAAAAGTGGGTAATAATTTTATCACACTAGAGGAAAATTCATCTACTACTCACAGAGGGTTTCACAAGGACATAGATAATGCCAAATGAGGCACTGAAGTATGGTACCTACATTGGTATATAAAATTTTCAGCTAGCTGGATAAGCACTCCAAATTTGTAAAATGACATTGTACCTAATAAATTGCATAGCACAAGGTAGGGTAAACAAATCACAAACTCCAGTTATAACTAAATATTCAAGATACTTGAAAATGTTACATCTGATGCAATTGGCAAAGAAAAGCATGGTTCATGGGTGGATTCGTAATAGAATTTCTCTAAAATTACACATGGAAAATTACCAAGTTCACTTACCCAGGGTGCCCATGCTAATCCGTAGAGCCAAGCCTATACAGAAATATAACATGAAAAGCACAATGATATATCAGCAAGTTTGCTTCAGGGAAGCAATGGAGTGGTAGAAGAGTACAAGATGTGTTACATATGCTATGGATGCAAGTAAGGCAGCGCTGAGTATCACTTTCTCTCCAACCTTAGGATTTAGTATTGGGAGCAACACCATCTGgaataaaaaacattaattatcTTACAATTTTGAGTATGGAGGAATTAAAGGAAGAAATTTTCTCTGGGCAACATTATACCTGAGAAAATATTGAACCAATTCCCACCATCATTAGAAGTTCTGAGAACTGGTTTTTGTTAAAACCAAAAACAGCTTTCAAATAGTACTGCACAGCAATTATGAGATTGTCAAGCTATGGAAATGGAATGCAAGAAAGAAATTTGTCAACTAAGTATAAACCTTGAAAATAGAAGTAAATGTAATACTAGCATGTCATAATGATCAATGAATCATAGATCTGTTGCTTTATATGTGATTTTCAACAAACTCCAAATTCCAATTTCCCTTAAACAACTCTCAAGAAAGAAAAGATatgtaaatatttaattaattgtatATACATACCAGCAAAACACTGCTTATGGCAGACATTCCCAATTCATAAAAGAAGGAAACAAGAGCCATGCCCCTTAATGTAGGActgaaaaatgaaatatatcacAGTTTTAGAATTAGTGAACACATTTTGTATTTCACGAACAAAGAAAttatcacaaaaaaaattatacagaAAATTAAATGTAAAGGTAACAACACATAACATCAAACAACCTGAAAATTACTATTTCTGCAGCATTCCTCATAGATTTGTATCTTTTGTGAAGAACATCAACAACTTTAGTGCAGAAACCTGACACTTGATTCTTTTTTGGAGCCGGTGTCACCGTTTCAACTAGGAAGAATTGCATATAAACAGGACAGAAGGTCAACAGTGCTATAGAAACCTGAAATCAGCAAATCATAAATAAGAGAGTATTATTATTCATGAATAAACAGGAAGCATGAAAAAAATCATGACATGATCTGAACATGAATATAGAACTCTCACTTCACAAACATACCACAAAAATGTACTCTTCAGGAAGAAACCGAGCCAGCACGTTCCCGAGAACATGTGAAGCAGAAAAGAGACCAGTAATCCAACTAAAAACTGCTGCTCTTTTGCTTTCATTGACAACATCTGCCTGAGAGAGATAGTATAAAGgtgtaaataaaattatttatcattttttttgtttatattcAATTAGTTTATAGATAAAGTCTCACCACATAGGCAACAGATATACAGAAAATACTCCCTTGACTTATTATATATGAAAATGTGCGCAGCACATAGTAGGCATAGACAAACTCCTCAGATTGGTCCCATGCTAGTACAGCTGAAACAAGAACACGTTGAAAAGGTTACAAATGTGAAGAAATAATCTGCAATAAATGCATCTTAAGATAAATTTGGTAGTATCATGAAGAGACAGCAAAGGGAAATTTGAAGCATAGCAGAATAAAAGGATCATTTAAATTTTTGCTGTGATTTTAGTGAATGagatattaagatgataaatTTCAAAAGTATTAATGCTTTACCAAAAGAAAATATGGTGGTGGACATGGTAATGAGCAGCAAAGGTTTACGGCCATGCTCGTCTGAAAGCTGACCTAGTAGTGGGAGTACCACCATTTTGAAAATTCCAACAATCTGCAGGACAAATTTACAAGTGTAACAGCAAGTTTTTTCAATTGTATAATTATTAGAATTCGTGTTAGGCCTAACAGACTTCTCAACACGCCCCTCACGCCCCACAAATAGACATATGGAGCTTGAAATTTTGCAGGAATTAATGTTTGCTGGTGGTCCATTATATATGAGTAGTCTAAAAAAAACGAATTTAGGAATAGACTAATAACAACAAAAATAGAAACCTTGAATTCCAAGGCCTTAAAATTCATTTTCCCACCAACTCAAAAGAACATGTTACACATGAGCATAAAAGAGGAAGTAGTGGAGTGGCCGAGTTGGAATCATGCAGATGGAAATTCTTTGTCCCGTTTGGTGTCCGATTACCTCTCTCACCAATAAAATTTGTGTCATGTTCATGTCATTTAAAAACCAGTTATGTAAAGTCATAactgtatattttttttagttgaCACGTACTGACACAATTTGATTGGTGTGAGAGGAGATAGGTGCACCAACAGAGACACAAAAGATTTCAATTCAGACCATGCATACTCATACCGTTTGTTGGAGCCCATTGATGTAAATAACTTTGGGGCAAGTTGACCCTCCAGGGCACAAGGCAGAGGTTGTGACATCAACAAGAACAGAAACTGTCATCTCCTCAGCAATCCAATGGATGCTAAGGGGAAACAGCAAGTGAAACAAAGGCCTCAGCTCAATGAGCCCACTCCACCATGACATGTTTATGCACCTCAGAATCAGATGGACTTGTTTGCATCAAACAAAGTGGTTTTGCTTAAAACTGAACATTAGGAGGATGACTAATTTATATGAGTGTGAGCAGGAGGAACTATGGAATGATCGATCCTGTGGGCTGTGGTAAGAGCGTGGCAGGAACAAGACACCAAGAGGATCACACTGGTTGTCCACATGCTTAACTCATTAGCTGAAGCtgacttttgttgttttttcaaTAAGACTAAGCATAGCAAACACTTTAGCCTTGTTCATGAaagtttttaacttttaagtttttttttcctgaagAGTCATCAATTTTTAAAGTTAAAGGACCTAATTGTGAAAATTAAAAATGGTACACAAAAAGTATGgttttgttattttcaatcacaaAATGATTATTCATTTGAACTTTTTCTTACAACTTCATGTGTGTGGTTGGCTTCGATTtcaacaattatgaataaagaaagtTATTTGTTCGGTCAATTCTCTACCACTTAATGTACTGACCTAGGAATGAAAAATTAATCTGATGGCTACTGACTGTGGAACACCCTTATCAAAACATTATTCATTTGTAAATTCCAAATaagaatatattatatattattttaatgcAAATCACTAGGCAAGAAACAGGCCGTTCTATAAGGTTGACAAAATCCCACACTCCCTTCCCTTGCATGCCATACATGCATGAAATAGCTCACCcttccatttaaaaaaatatatataacgcAAATTgtatatgaataaaaaaaactttttttagaTTATACGGTAACTTTTATACTTATTGAAAACTTAGCACTAGTTCTATTTTCCCTTTATTCAAATTGACTATGACTACTATTATATTCAAAgaaattcattttaaaaaaattagctTTCTATATAGTAAACGCTTGTGTCAAGCCCAAGGTGTTCCAATCTGGTGATGATAAGACATAaaataacaaattatttttaatagtaaACTTTTTTGGTACAAATTTATGATAGTAAACTTAGAATAAGGTTCCAAAACTAAGTCCAAATACTGCAAATTTCATAAAGATACTGATAcgtatctttcaaaaaaaaaatcaacgagaaacaaattaagaagaaaataaatttgatttAAAAGAAGAGAAACGAGTACGGGTGTTGGGTACGACAGCCAAAACTCGTGCTTTATAGGCTAGCTATCATGAAATATTGCTCGCAACTTTGTTGAAGTTAATTGTAACTAGACTAGACTATAACCCGCGCGTTGCGcggtgtgttttttttttttgaatattaaTATGAtacaattatattaattatgttgtccatttcaaaaaaaaattgcgtTGTCAAAGTAAAATTAAAGGAAATTGAAATAGATAGGAGATTATCATTTACACAGTCGAGGATTAACTATTTGGTGctataaaaaaagaataaacGAATGgaattcatttcatttcatcAGTGACCAACTGCTACAAGCAAAACTGCAAAAGTAGAGTTAGTAGCTTCGGAGAAATAAGTTTGAACCATAGAAGAATAGGATCTAGCATTGGATAAGTTTTTAACCGGCCTCCTAGAATTAAAGCACACATTCATGTAGTAAGAAGACATAAACCAAATAAAGTAGAACCAAATTCTTCGACCACCAATGATTCGCAAAACAATATAAATATGAATAGAATAAACTCGAGCTTAACAAATGTACAATGCGCATACTCATAAATGATCAAAATGAGGTGACattgcaatttcattgagttcTGTCACAAATGTCCTCGTAAGAGACAACATTCTGGTATCCCAAAGCCAGTTAAAATCCACAAGACATTCATTGACATTAAAAAAACTGGATAATTGAAAATCAAATCATGTCATACTATGGAGAAGATGGAAATAGAAAGTAaagaattaaaaacaaaatgttCATTACTTATCAAGGAGCTAGTAACAAAATGTAAACTATcagcttctcttttctcccatGTTCCTAGCAGCTGCGTATGCTTCTTGTTccgttttcctttcttttttcttgtttgttgtttgttccTAGCTCTTTGTTTCccttgggttgaagtacccctgaTACTTCCCTTTTTATATACTGAACTTTGGCTGATAAAAAAATACTCTTGGAAGTTTTCCCTGTCTCCGAATCCCAAACACGAATAACATCTTCTCGCACTGATAATGGTGTTGTTGAGTGGTCCCCAAATAAGCTTTATTTAATCTTCCTTCATTTCTCCTCCTTCGTAGATCATTAACCCCCAAAACTTCCAATCCTGTGTTTTCCAGATCAAATTTaacttattttaatatataaaaaaaccaTTTGGCAGATTTGGGGAATGCGTTCAACCACTTGGCAGATCTGGGAACAGTGATATTAAATCAAAATTCAAAGTAAATTGTTAAAAATCACTAATTCATTCAACCTTTTTGTTGCAGTCAATTTTAGAAGCTCACATTTGATGAACAAATTTAGAAGAGCACTAGAGCTTTTCTTTGCCATATGGTTTCTGATGGACAATGTTTGGGCATTTGATTCACGTTTTGAATCATTCCAGCAAGCTCCAAATCCTCTGCATCATATCCTACTTGCTTGGAATGCAATCTGCTACTCTTTCCCTTTTTTGCTGTTGCGTGCCACTAGTTAGCACCCTTCTCAGATACAACATGAACATGGGCTCCTCGGCTAGTCTGAGGGATCCTTGGTAGTACATTTAACATGGATTGCATAAGAAAGTTCTGTGAAGGGGTTGGTGGTGACGGCAAGTTAGATGCACTGATAACCTTGACACTGATTACGTTTCTACCTCCTTCTCAATCATTAGTTCATCACCAATATAAACAGAATTTTGAAAGAGTCTAAATTTAAAATGGTGTCTCTCATACTTGCAAACTGGATGTTTAACCAGTTCCACGTGCTTGCTAATTCATGATATACAGCTgcaagaaaaatgagaaattaaGGTTTCGATTTGGGCTATCTATCATCTAAGTCACCACACCACACCACACCGATCTTTCTCTTACCCCAATATTACCAAATGCCACTTGAGGTTATCTACCAACATATATATAGGGAGCCCTTAAATGACAGAAAGTGCAAGGAACACTGTGTAATTGGAAAATctaaaaagtaaataaatataAGAAAGTCCCACTCTAAAAATATTTTGTGATCAACTCCTCATCACTCCACATAAATTGTCCCAGTTTTCTTATTTCGTTTAGTTCCTTAACTGTCTCAGCCATGATTTTTAGCTTCATATAAAAAATCACCAAGCAAAATAGTTTCTTGAAAGAGTGTAGACTGAAAATGGTGTCCATACTCCCTCATAATTTCATACTTGATTTTGTACCAGCTGCTAACTAAATCATGTTAGACAGCttcaagaaaaatgaaaagcTATTGTTTCATTTGGGCTATCTGTCATGAAAGCAACCTGCCAACCACACCAATATTTCTCTATTCCTAGTAAAGTATTATCAAATTTTGTCAATTAGAGGTTATCTAACAACATGTAGGTAGCACTTGGAAAATGCAACATTCAGATATCTGGCattggaagaagaaaaaaacaataattGGAAGGAATATGAAGAAAACTGACCTTGGGGGAGTAGAGCGATTGAAGTAAACGATTGGCGGAGGACAAGATATGATGTTTCATCGAAAAAATTGAACACTGCACAACGTTTTAGCTACTTTCCAAATTGAAGGTGTCTTGACCTTGCATCGTGAGCTACCAGAGACAAACATCTCACCAAACTCCTTGATGGACTTCCTAATTTTTTGAGAAGGAGAGTTCGCGGGGAACAGTCATATCTTCTTCTTAGGTCTCCTGACGGCGCTGTTTTCAGGTTGTGGATTGTGCGGCGACGTCAATATAAGCGAAACGGTGGAGGTTCCTCAAGGAATTGAGCCCGACGACGACAACATTGCAATTTGCAAACTCATACTCTTTGTTTGAAGATGCACAATTGGTTTGGTGGGAAAcactttaattttatatttgtgttttttttttttctatgttaTTGTGTGATGTAGTTTAAATgggttatgatatatacacacatcttCATTCATTTTCCACATTTTCTctcatttatttctcttttctctatcaatcaaatcatctatcacatctttattttctctctcatttcttcatatctctctcttcctccacctctccacacctcaaaaatAAGGTGTGAAGAAATAATTAttcaatttaaatattttaaatatttacttt is a window of Lotus japonicus ecotype B-129 chromosome 5, LjGifu_v1.2 DNA encoding:
- the LOC130721394 gene encoding uncharacterized protein LOC130721394 isoform X5, with translation MSWWSGLIELRPLFHLLFPLSIHWIAEEMTVSVLVDVTTSALCPGGSTCPKVIYINGLQQTIVGIFKMVVLPLLGQLSDEHGRKPLLLITMSTTIFSFAVLAWDQSEEFVYAYYVLRTFSYIISQGSIFCISVAYVADVVNESKRAAVFSWITGLFSASHVLGNVLARFLPEEYIFVVSIALLTFCPVYMQFFLVETVTPAPKKNQVSGFCTKVVDVLHKRYKSMRNAAEIVIFSPTLRGMALVSFFYELGMSAISSVLLYYLKAVFGFNKNQFSELLMMVGIGSIFSQMVLLPILNPKVGEKVILSAALLASIAYAWLYGLAWAPWVPYFSASFGIIYVLVKPSTYAIISKASSSTNQGKAQTFIAGAQSISDLLSPIAMSPLTSWFLSSNAPFDCKGFSIICASVSMLLFIIRLRKQKMKSSKKTSRMKRIKT
- the LOC130721394 gene encoding uncharacterized protein LOC130721394 isoform X3, whose protein sequence is MSWWSGLIELRPLFHLLFPLSIHWIAEEMTVSVLVDVTTSALCPGGSTCPKVIYINGLQQTIVGIFKMVVLPLLGQLSDEHGRKPLLLITMSTTIFSFAVLAWDQSEEFVYAYYVLRTFSYIISQGSIFCISVAYVADVVNESKRAAVFSWITGLFSASHVLGNVLARFLPEEYIFVVSIALLTFCPVYMQFFLVETVTPAPKKNQVSGFCTKVVDVLHKRYKSMRNAAEIVIFSPTLRGMALVSFFYELGMSAISSVLLYYLKAVFGFNKNQFSELLMMVGIGSIFSQMVLLPILNPKVGEKVILSAALLASIAYAWLYGLAWAPWVPYFSASFGIIYVLVKPSTYAIISKASSSTNQGKAQTFIAGAQSISDLLSPIAMSPLTSWFLSSNAPFDCKGFSIICASVSMVLYYHSSSSSNNIPFLHSLYHTQPPLDGAHGQATSWGHFQVTSH
- the LOC130721394 gene encoding uncharacterized protein LOC130721394 isoform X6, with amino-acid sequence MSWWSGLIELRPLFHLLFPLSIHWIAEEMTVSVLVDVTTSALCPGGSTCPKVIYINGLQQTIVGIFKMVVLPLLGQLSDEHGRKPLLLITMSTTIFSFAVLAWDQSEEFVYAYYVLRTFSYIISQGSIFCISVAYVADVVNESKRAAVFSWITGLFSASHVLGNVLARFLPEEYIFVVSIALLTFCPVYMQFFLVETVTPAPKKNQVSGFCTKVVDVLHKRYKSMRNAAEIVIFSPTLRGMALVSFFYELGMSAISSVLLYYLKAVFGFNKNQFSELLMMVGIGSIFSQMVLLPILNPKVGEKVILSAALLASIAYAWLYGLAWAPWVPYFSASFGIIYVLVKPSTYAIISKASSSTNQGKAQTFIAGAQSISDLLSPIAMSPLTSWFLSSNAPFDCKGFSIICASVSMR
- the LOC130721394 gene encoding uncharacterized protein LOC130721394 isoform X2, encoding MSWWSGLIELRPLFHLLFPLSIHWIAEEMTVSVLVDVTTSALCPGGSTCPKVIYINGLQQTIVGIFKMVVLPLLGQLSDEHGRKPLLLITMSTTIFSFAVLAWDQSEEFVYAYYVLRTFSYIISQGSIFCISVAYVADVVNESKRAAVFSWITGLFSASHVLGNVLARFLPEEYIFVVSIALLTFCPVYMQFFLVETVTPAPKKNQVSGFCTKVVDVLHKRYKSMRNAAEIVIFSPTLRGMALVSFFYELGMSAISSVLLYYLKAVFGFNKNQFSELLMMVGIGSIFSQMVLLPILNPKVGEKVILSAALLASIAYAWLYGLAWAPWVPYFSASFGIIYVLVKPSTYAIISKASSSTNQGKAQTFIAGAQSISDLLSPIAMSPLTSWFLSSNAPFDCKGFSIICASVSMVAETENEKLKENLQDEKNKNIELEKQMIKLKAQCTCSSMVVGPGQLNQ
- the LOC130721394 gene encoding uncharacterized protein LOC130721394 isoform X4, with protein sequence MSWWSGLIELRPLFHLLFPLSIHWIAEEMTVSVLVDVTTSALCPGGSTCPKVIYINGLQQTIVGIFKMVVLPLLGQLSDEHGRKPLLLITMSTTIFSFAVLAWDQSEEFVYAYYVLRTFSYIISQGSIFCISVAYVADVVNESKRAAVFSWITGLFSASHVLGNVLARFLPEEYIFVVSIALLTFCPVYMQFFLVETVTPAPKKNQVSGFCTKVVDVLHKRYKSMRNAAEIVIFSPTLRGMALVSFFYELGMSAISSVLLYYLKAVFGFNKNQFSELLMMVGIGSIFSQMVLLPILNPKVGEKVILSAALLASIAYAWLYGLAWAPWVPYFSASFGIIYVLVKPSTYAIISKASSSTNQGKAQTFIAGAQSISDLLSPIAMSPLTSWFLSSNAPFDCKGFSIICASVSMNECVYAALATSKFMTIFVAPKCFSYSS
- the LOC130721394 gene encoding uncharacterized protein LOC130721394 isoform X1 translates to MSWWSGLIELRPLFHLLFPLSIHWIAEEMTVSVLVDVTTSALCPGGSTCPKVIYINGLQQTIVGIFKMVVLPLLGQLSDEHGRKPLLLITMSTTIFSFAVLAWDQSEEFVYAYYVLRTFSYIISQGSIFCISVAYVADVVNESKRAAVFSWITGLFSASHVLGNVLARFLPEEYIFVVSIALLTFCPVYMQFFLVETVTPAPKKNQVSGFCTKVVDVLHKRYKSMRNAAEIVIFSPTLRGMALVSFFYELGMSAISSVLLYYLKAVFGFNKNQFSELLMMVGIGSIFSQMVLLPILNPKVGEKVILSAALLASIAYAWLYGLAWAPWVPYFSASFGIIYVLVKPSTYAIISKASSSTNQGKAQTFIAGAQSISDLLSPIAMSPLTSWFLSSNAPFDCKGFSIICASVSMLQNVSVTLHNQVAETENEKLKENLQDEKNKNIELEKQMIKLKAQCTCSSMVVGPGQLNQ